The DNA region TCTTTTGATGATATCATAAGCTGTCATTATCCAAGCACCTCCTCTATTGTAGTTAGTGCTTCTCTAGTAAGAATTACTTTCTCTTGTTTTAATAACCAGTAAACTCCTATTTCATTTGGTTGTAATACAACTGCATTTTCTAGGTTTCTTACTGATAAGTATAAGTTGTAATCCTTCATTTCTGCTAAGTCATTTACTACGAATAATTGCTTGTTAGTTGCATTGATTGCATTTGTTAAAGCAACTATTGTTTTTGTTCTTGGAGTTTCGATAGTTCCATCTAAAACTAAGATATCTCCATTAGCAACTTTAGCAGATAAAGCTGATCTTAATGCTAAGTTTCTTACTTTCTTGTTTACTTTTTTCTCGTATGATCTTGGTTGAGGTCCG from Candidatus Fusobacterium pullicola includes:
- the rplD gene encoding 50S ribosomal protein L4 — translated: MAVLNIYDLTGTQTGTVEVKDTVFGIEPNQAVLHEVLTAELAAARQGTAATKTRAMVRGGGRKPFKQKGTGRARQGSIRAPHMVGGGVTFGPQPRSYEKKVNKKVRNLALRSALSAKVANGDILVLDGTIETPRTKTIVALTNAINATNKQLFVVNDLAEMKDYNLYLSVRNLENAVVLQPNEIGVYWLLKQEKVILTREALTTIEEVLG